One segment of Pontibacter akesuensis DNA contains the following:
- a CDS encoding acyl-CoA dehydrogenase family protein, with protein sequence MAYESAGAPDYYNIDDLLTEEHKLVRQSMRDFVKREISPNIEQWAQEAHFPSEIVKKFGDVGAFGPTIPTEYGGGGLDYISYGIVMQEIERGDSGMRSTASVQGSLVMYPIYKYGSEEQRKKFLPKLASGEWLGCFGLTEPDHGSNPGGMTTNIKDMGDHYLLNGAKMWISNSPECQVAVVWAKNEEGRIKGVIVERGMEGFTTPEIHGKWSLRASTTGELVFDNVKVPKENLLPNVEGLRGPLGCLDSARYGISWGAIGAAIDCYESALKYSLERIQFDKPIGAFQLTQKKLAEMLTEITKAQLLAWRLGTLMNDGKATTQQISMAKRNNVDMALHIAREARQIHGGMGITGEYPIMRHMMNLESVITYEGTHDIHLLITGADITGIQAFK encoded by the coding sequence ATGGCATACGAATCCGCAGGAGCCCCTGATTACTACAACATCGACGACCTGCTAACCGAGGAACATAAACTTGTGCGCCAGTCTATGCGCGATTTTGTGAAGCGTGAGATCTCACCAAACATCGAGCAATGGGCACAGGAGGCGCATTTCCCTTCTGAAATTGTGAAGAAGTTTGGAGATGTGGGCGCCTTTGGCCCGACTATCCCGACGGAGTATGGCGGCGGTGGTCTCGACTACATCAGCTACGGCATTGTGATGCAGGAAATCGAGCGCGGTGACTCAGGCATGCGCTCCACGGCTTCGGTGCAGGGCTCATTGGTAATGTACCCGATCTACAAGTATGGCTCGGAGGAGCAGCGCAAGAAGTTCCTGCCGAAGCTGGCGAGTGGCGAGTGGTTGGGCTGTTTCGGCCTGACCGAACCCGATCATGGCTCCAACCCCGGCGGCATGACCACCAACATAAAGGACATGGGCGACCATTACCTGCTGAATGGAGCCAAGATGTGGATCTCGAATTCACCGGAATGCCAGGTAGCGGTAGTATGGGCGAAGAATGAAGAAGGCCGCATCAAAGGGGTGATCGTGGAGCGCGGCATGGAGGGCTTCACCACGCCCGAGATACACGGCAAGTGGAGCCTGCGTGCCAGCACCACCGGCGAACTGGTGTTCGACAACGTGAAAGTGCCCAAGGAGAACCTGTTGCCAAACGTTGAGGGCCTGCGCGGGCCGCTCGGCTGCCTTGACTCCGCCCGCTACGGAATTTCCTGGGGAGCCATCGGTGCTGCCATCGACTGTTACGAGTCTGCGCTGAAGTATAGCCTGGAGCGTATCCAGTTCGACAAACCCATCGGCGCCTTCCAACTCACACAGAAGAAACTTGCCGAAATGCTGACCGAGATAACGAAGGCCCAGTTGCTGGCCTGGCGCCTCGGCACCCTGATGAACGACGGCAAAGCCACTACGCAGCAGATTTCCATGGCCAAGCGCAACAACGTGGACATGGCGCTGCACATTGCACGCGAGGCACGCCAGATCCACGGCGGCATGGGCATCACCGGCGAGTACCCGATCATGCGCCACATGATGAACCTCGAATCGGTGATCACCTACGAAGGCACCCACGACATTCATCTGCTTATCACAGGCGCTGACATTACCGGGATCCAGGCGTTTAAATAA
- the ruvB gene encoding Holliday junction branch migration DNA helicase RuvB, whose translation MREDYLTGDKEHLTPVERDIDKALRPLSFHDFAGQDKVVENLKIFVLAAKRRGEALDHVLLHGPPGLGKTTLSHIIASELDAGIKMTSGPVLDKPSDLAGLLTNLETNDVLFIDEIHRLNPVVEEYLYSAMEDYKIDIMLDSGPNARSVQISLNPFTLIGATTRSGLLTAPLRARFSINSRLEYYDAELLTSIVKRSSALLGAPIHADAAFEIARRSRGTPRIANNLLRRTRDFAQVKGDGTITVEIAKFALNALDVDQNGLDDMDNRILTTIIDKFKGGPVGLSTIATACGEEAETIEEVYEPFLIQEGYIKRTSRGREATEMAYRHLGKIPPQEIASGGLFSQPGA comes from the coding sequence ATGAGAGAAGATTACCTGACTGGCGACAAAGAGCACTTAACGCCGGTTGAACGCGACATAGACAAGGCACTCCGCCCCCTCAGTTTCCACGATTTTGCGGGGCAGGACAAGGTGGTGGAGAACCTGAAGATATTTGTGCTGGCGGCCAAGCGCCGCGGTGAGGCGCTGGATCACGTGCTGCTGCACGGCCCTCCGGGATTGGGTAAAACGACGCTTTCGCACATCATCGCCTCTGAGCTGGATGCTGGCATCAAGATGACCTCTGGCCCGGTGCTGGACAAGCCAAGTGATTTGGCGGGCCTGCTCACCAACCTGGAGACGAACGATGTGCTGTTCATCGACGAGATTCACCGCCTCAACCCGGTGGTGGAAGAGTACCTGTACTCGGCCATGGAGGATTACAAGATCGACATTATGCTCGACTCCGGTCCGAACGCCCGCTCGGTGCAAATCAGCCTGAACCCGTTTACGCTCATCGGCGCAACCACACGCTCAGGTTTGCTTACGGCCCCACTGCGTGCCCGCTTCAGCATTAACTCGCGCCTGGAGTACTATGATGCCGAACTGTTGACTTCGATCGTAAAGCGCTCGTCGGCCTTGCTGGGTGCGCCTATACATGCGGATGCCGCGTTTGAAATTGCCCGCCGCAGCCGTGGTACGCCCCGTATTGCCAACAACCTGCTGCGCCGCACCCGCGACTTCGCCCAGGTAAAAGGAGACGGCACGATTACCGTGGAGATTGCCAAGTTTGCCCTGAACGCGCTCGACGTAGACCAGAACGGCTTGGACGACATGGACAACCGTATCCTTACCACCATCATCGATAAATTTAAAGGCGGCCCTGTGGGGCTCTCTACCATCGCGACGGCTTGTGGCGAGGAGGCCGAAACGATTGAGGAAGTATACGAGCCCTTCCTGATTCAGGAAGGTTACATTAAGCGCACCTCGCGTGGCCGCGAGGCTACCGAGATGGCATACCGCCACCTGGGCAAGATACCGCCGCAGGAGATTGCCTCCGGTGGGCTCTTCAGCCAGCCCGGTGCCTAA